In the Candidatus Bathyarchaeia archaeon genome, GCAGCTTGAAGCGCAAACAGCAGGCTTTCAATTTCGCCGCTGGGGGGCTCCCAAATCGGGGTGAACCACGGCTCGTACCCTGTTTCGGATATGGCTTCTTCTGCGGCGCCGTCTGCTCCTCCGTACTCTGCTGAGGGCAGAAGAAAGAGGGGCGTCACAAACAGGATCACTAAGACGGCGATTAAGCCTATGTAGTGGAGGGTTTTCACTGTTCTGAATCCTCCTGTAAGCGTGGACCGTTTGGAAGCTTTATCACTTTGAGGGCGGCTAGCAGGTGTCCTTTGTATTTGGCTAAGAAGTCAAAGAGTATCACTGCGAGTATGCCTTCGCCAATGGCTAGTGGAATTTGGGTTACTGCAAAGATTGTGCCGAATTTTGCGAATGCATCAAAGAAGCCTGCGGATGTTGGGAAAGCTAAAGCGAGTTGTACGGATGTGGTGACGTAGGTTGCTAGGTCGCCTAAAGTTGCAGCCAAAAAGATGCCTACTGCGTTGGGAACGTGGGCTTTTTTGCAGATGAGCCAAACTGCGTAGGCTACGACGGGCCCCATGATGCCCATGGAGAAGATGTTTGCGCCAAGCGTGGTTAAGCCTCCGTGAGCAAGCAGAAGCGCCTGAAAAACCAGCACAATTGTTGCCAAAACGGAGGTTATGCCGGGTCCGACGATTACGGCGGATAGCCCGGTGCCTGTGGGATGCGAGCAGCTTCCGGTGACGGAGGGCAGTTTTAGGGCGGAGAGTATGAAGATGAAAGCGCCCATCAGGGCTAGCAGGGGTTTTGCTTCGGGAGTTTTTTTGGCGAGTTTAGAGAGTTTATAAACGCCATAGGCTACTATTGGGATTGAGATTATAAACCAGATTTCCCACCATGGGTGCGGCAGGAAACCTTCCATTATGTGCATCTTTTTCCTCCTTGATGTTGGATAATCCATCCAAATAGTTTATTAAGCTTTTTTTAACTCAAGTTAAATCAAGGTTGAACAACGTTGCCCAAACAAACCCAACCCATCCTCCTACGAGACAAAGGAGAATTCACAAAATTCCAAATCCTCCTCGAAGTCATGCGCAACCAACCACACGTCAAACAAAAAGACATCGCAGACGCCCTAGGAATAACCATCCAAGCAGTCTCAAAATACTTCAAAAAACTCACCAAAGAAGGCCTACTTAAAACAGGTTCCGAACGCGCCGACTACAGACTAACCCCCAAAGCCGTAGGAAGAATGCACGACGACATGAAAAATTTAGAGAACTACTTAATCAACATTAAACGGGAAATCAAAATTGAACGCGCCCTCCCCGCCATAACCACCGCACCAGTGAAAGCAGGCCAAGAAGTCGGCGTAATCATGAAAGAAGGCGTCATGTACACCACCTCCCTCAACGACCCCACAACCGAAGCAAAAGGCACCGTCATGGCAGACGCCCAAGAAGGCGAAGACATCGGGCTGCAAAACCTACAGGGCAAAATCAAAGTAACCCCAGGAAAAATTCTCATTGTCAAATTGCCCAGCATACGCAAAGGCGGCTCCCGAGCCGTAGACTTAACCAAAGTCCGCGCCTACTACGACGAGTTCAAACCAGACCGCGTGGGTGTCATGGGCGCCGTCGGAAGAGCGGTCCTAAACAAGTTGGGGTTGAAGGCAGATTTAGAGTTTGGCATCAACAACGCCGCCGCCATCGCTGCTTCAAGGGGACTGAACGTGTTTGTGCTGGTGGTGGGCAGAATGGTAAACCGCATGGTGCAAGAGGTGGACCTCATTAACATGCGAAACGCCAAAGAAGTCAGCTACGAGGTCAAAGACGCAAAAATCACGCCCTAACAGCAAAATTGAGCATAGAGCAAAAACAGAGCACGCCTGACATCACCAGTTTTTTCCTTAACAGCAATCAAAAGGGCAGCCAAACAAAACAGACAACTGAAATGGAAGAAAAGTTGAGTTTTGGAGAATTGTGGTGCGGTTGCCGGGATTTGAACCCGGGTCATCAACGTGGCAGGCTGAAGTCCTAAACCAGGCTAGACTACAACCGCACTTGCTAACTGCTGCAGCCTGATTTCGCCACCGACCAGCGAACCAACAGGTCAACTGCATGGTTTTTCTGATTTGCTACTGCTTTAGATAACATTCTGTCATTAAAAGGTTTTTGAGCCAAACTGAGGTGAAGCGTAGCATAAGCCCCAGATAAAAGCGGGAGCAAAATGGGTTGCGCTCACTATTAAAGGGCACCAGAGGACAGCAAAATTAAATCAGGCAAGGAGAAACACTATTGTATCGGTTTCTGACGGGACCAACATGAAAGCCAACAGAACAAGCCAAACAGTCAACGAATACATCGCAGCCTTCCCCCAAAACGTGCAGACCATGTTGCAGGAGCTTAGGCGAACCATCAAAGAAGCAGCGCCCAACGCTGAAGAAACAATCAGTTACCAGATGCCTGCCTTCAAGCTCAACGGGCGAATTTTGGTTTATTTTGCTGCTTTCAAAAACCATATTGGCTTTTACCCCACTGCATCTGCCGTTGAGGCGTTCAAAGAGAAACTGGCTAAATACCAGACCAGCAAGGGCACCGTCAAGTTCCTCCTAAACCAGCCCACCCCGACGGAGTTGGTTAAGGAAATGGTGCGGTTTAGGGTGGAAGAAATTCTGCGCAAGAAGGGAAAACGCGAACGAGAGGCTCCATGAACGCCTCCAAAAACGCACATTCCGAGACGCGAAACAGGTGGCTTGTGCAGTGGCAGTCGGAGCACCCAAACCCCCTCACAGGCTCGCCCTGCCTACAGACTGTTTCGGCGGTTTTGCATTCGGCGAGTTTGTTGCCTTGCAGGTAGAGGACGTTTGTGATTTTTGCGTGGGGGTTGTTGAGTAGGTAGTCTATGTGCCAGTGGAGGCGTTTGTCTTTGCGTAGGTGCCGCTTCACCCGCTGCTCAAGGTTGGCTTGGGCGGAGCCGACGTAGACGTAGGTGCCTTCCTTGAAGTGGGTTTCTCCGAGGGCGCCCACGGTTATGGTGACGTCTTGAGTCAGGTCTATGATGAGGGCGTAGATGCCTTTAGCCATGCAAACCGCTTGAGACTATAGTGTTTGCAGTTGAAAAGCCTTCACCCACGAGCCTAAAACGCTTCGAGGCGCTTCTCCAAACTCCTCTTGAAGCCCACTGGCAAGAAGTTCCGCATGTTTTTCCATGTGGCGATGGTTTTGTTGCGGCTTAAAACCAAAAAGTGCCCCGTGCTGTTGGAGGGGACCCAGACGGTGGTTTGTTTGCGGTAGTTGCCGCCTAAATCCATCTTCTGCAGGTAATGCCGTTCGCGGGGGTCGTTGGGGGTGGAGCCAAAAGACACAAAGTCGCGCCCTTCTGCTTCTGCCCGTTTCACCTCCTCTAACGCCAAATAAGCCATAATGGGGTATTTGCGGCATTTTTCTCGGTCCATGCCCACGTAGGCACCGTAGGTTCCCCGTCCATACTTAAAGTTAGCTGTGCCAGCGATGGCGCGGTCACCGCGGACAAGCGTGACCCGAAAATTCTCAGGATAAAGCAAATCCCACGCATGCTCCATAAACGAGTAAGGAAACGGTAAAGCCCCAATGTAGTGCATGTTGTTTTCGTAGAGGCGGTAGAATTCTTTGAGGTCAGATTTGGTTTTGGCTTCTTCGGCGTGGAATCCGTGTTTTTCGATGGCGCGAATTTTGGTACGCATCTTCTGCCTAAGCACTTTGCTCCAGATGTAGGCGTGGGGAGTGGCTTTGAGGTCAAGTTCAACGACGCCGCCCACGTTGGATTCCGTTAAGGCACTTGATGAAAACACACGTTTAAAGTCGGCATCCATCAAGTTCAGCTTCGCGTAAGCGACACCGTTTCGGTGCGATAAGCCCCTCAGGTAAGAGATTAGGGCTTCATAGACGCGTCCAAAACAGGTCGGTGAGATGATTGGTCCTGCGTAGTCGGAGCGGGGGTTTGACTGGTAAATTTTGACCATGCCCGACTTCACTATAAAGCCGGGGCAGATGGCAACGAGGACGCCGTTTTCGTCTCGCACTGCCAAGTACAGGGGCTGCGGAAAAGCCTCTTCAAGCACCTCTTTCCACTGGGGAGTGTGGTAGAAGGTGGCGTTGGGGCAGGTCTGCAGAAACGGTTCCCACTCAGTTGTGTCTTTTAGTTCTTCCGCGTACATTTTTTTCAGCCAGTTAGTTTAAAAGAAGCTTGCTCTCGGAATCACGTCTAAAAGGGTTAGACGCCACTCTCTTGGTTGCATACCGAAAAACCTCATCTACACTACTCTATTTGGGCGTTTATAAATTTTAAACTTTTTTACTCAACAAAGAACAAAGCAGAAATTGTTGCAAAGAAAAAGCTAAAGTTGAGGCAGCAAACTTTTCATTGCCGCTTCAAGCTCCCCAAAACCTTTAATGACAGCATCTGAATGCACCACCACCCACGGGCTCAGGCAAGGCATATCTGAGATGACAACGATTTTTTTGCCTTTGCGTTTTGCGTAGAAGAGTTCCATGCAGGCACCCGCCGAAAGCCGCGGCAGATAAACAATCATCACGTCACATCGGTCAGCGTCATCAAGGTCTCTTTGCACAAACCCAGCGGCAGGAACTTCATCCCACCAGCAGGGCTCCTCCTTGTTATAGAGGACTTTTTCGCGCTGCCATGGGTCGATAACTTCCAAGCCCAGCTTGCTGCAGATTTCTCCGATGATTTCGCGGTATTCTTGATGGTCTTCCATGCCTTGAATTGGTCCAGAAATGAAGGCTTTTATCATGGTTTCAAAAGCAGTGTTTGTTGGAATTTAACGGTTTTGTTCTTAATCTATTTAGAAACGCAGTAACGCTACACGATGGACTGAGATTGAAAAAGAAAAGGGTGTGTTGAATCTTATTTTACGGGGCAAATTGGCAGAACGGTTTTGTTGTGTGCTTCGTTGAGGACTTCTGCAAAGCCTAAGTAGACTGCGCTTAAGCCGCAGATGATGCCTTCGATGCCTGTGAGGTTGCCAAAGGTGAATGTGCCTGAGAGCACGGGGTTGCCGGTTAGGTCGCGGATGGTCAGCATGAAGAACAGCACGACTAAGCTTGCGAATACGAACTGCAGTGCACGGTTTGTCTTTAGGGTGCCAAAGAACATTGCGAGCGTGAACAGCCCCCACATGAAGAAGTAGGCTGCCATGGCAGTTTCAGTTGGTGCAACAAGCCCAGGGAGGAAAGAGACGTTTGGAAGAACAAGAAGCAGCACCAGACTCCACCAGAACAAGCCGTAGGAGGAGAACGCTACGGTTCCGAAGGTGTTGCCTCTCTTGAACTCCATGATGCCAACGATTACCTGTGCTAAGCCACCGTATGCTAAGCCCATTGCTAAAATCATGGTGTCAAGGGGGAATAAGCCAGCGTTGTGCAGGTTCAGCAGGGTTGTGGTCAAGCCAAAGCCAAGCAGCCCTAAAGGGGCGGGGTTTGCCAATTTTGCGATTTTGTCGCTCATCGTGTCACATCAATTGCTGCGAGTTTTAGACGTTTGTTCAGCTTTTCTCATATAACTCTATTGGTTGAGTTATCCGGTTCTTCTTCGTCTGGATGCGATGTATTTTCCAATTTCCAAAGCTGCGAACACTATGCCTGCGAACAGCACTGCGATTCCCCAGTCCATTAGCCCCGGCGAGGTCACGTCAAAGATTTGTTGGATGCCTGGGGTGTAGAGTATGAATAGTTGTAGGGCGAAGGAGGAGAGTATTGCGTNNNNNNNNNNATGCCTGGGGTGTAGAGTATGAATAGTTGTAGGGCGAAGGAGGAGAGTATTGCGTACCAGAGGTATTTGTTTTTGAATATGCCGACTTTGAAGACGGGGTATTTGTAGGAACGTGAGGAGAGTGCGATGGCGAGTTCGATTAGGATCATGGCGGTTAGGAGTTGGGTGCGGGCTTCTAGGAGGTTGTATTCGCTGACCCAGGGTTGATGCATAAAGTACGCTAAGAGGAGTAGTGTTGAGGTGAGTGCTGGGGATGCGACTAGGAAGGTTTTGATGTCGCGTGTGAATATGCTTTCTTTGGGTTTGCGGGGTTTGCGTTCCATGAGGTCGGGGTCGCCGGGGTCTACGCCTAATGCGATGGCGGGTAAGCCGTCGGTGACTAGGTTCATCCAAAGCAGCTGCACTGCAGTTAACGCTATAGCGGCACTGCTGACTGTGGCAGGGTCAGAGCCTGGAGTAAACGTTGCGGCCAGGGTTGGAACCAGGACGACGGCGATGAACATGACTAGGATTTCCATGATGTTGCACTGCAGCAAGTAAGTGAGGTATTTTTTGATGTTATCATAAATTTCCCTACCCTCCTTGACTGCTTTGACGATGCTAGCAAAATTATCATCCGCCAAAACCATAGAAGCAGCCTCCTTGCTAACTTCCGTACCAGTGATACCCATAGCAATGCCAATGTCTGCTTTCTTAAGCGCCGGAGCATCATTAACGCCATCACCAGTCATAGCCACAACTTGGTCCCGTTGCTTCCATGCTTGGACGATGCGCATTTTATGTTCAGGCGCAACCCGAGCATAGATAACCACGTTTTCGACTACGTCGAAGAGTTGTTGGTCGCTCATTTTTTCAAGTTCGGTGCCGGTGAGGACTTTGCCTTCAGTGCTGCCTTCACCCAGTAGGTTGAGTTCTTTGGCGACTGCTGTGGCGGTTAGTTTATGGTCGCCTGTTATCATGACTACTCGGATGCCTGCTTTTCTGCAGATGGCGATGGCGTCTTTGACTTCGTTGCGGGGCGGGTCAATCATACCCATAATCCCCACAAAGATGAAGCCTTGCTCGATGGATTCATCAAATTCAGCCGCGCCTTTTGGCAGCTCTTTGTAGGCAAAACCCAAGTTTCGCAATGCCTGAAGCGCCATAGCTTCAGTGACTTTTCGCAGGTCGGCACGTTGCTCTTCGGTTAGTTTGACGACTTTACCATCTAGCAGAATCTGGGTGCATTTATCCAGCACAATTTCAGGTGCGCCCTTCATGTAGGCGAATTTTTGGTTTCCTGCCGTGTGGATGGTGGTCATGCGTTTGCGTTCGCTGCTGAAGGGAACTTCTGCGATGCGGGGTTCTTGCTGGTCAAGTTCCTGCTTAGATAAACCAGCTTTTGCAGCGGTAACGATGAGGGCACCTTCAGTGGGATCGCCTTTCACGGTCCATTTCGGGGTTTGCTCATCTTTTTCAAGGGCAGAGTCGTTGCAGAGGGTGGCGATTTTTAGGAGTTTTTTGAGTTGTACGTCGGGGGTTACTTGTTTGTTTTCGATTTCAAAAGTGCCTTCCGGTGCATACCCGATGCCAGTGACTTTGACGGCGGTGTTGTTAGTGTAAATGCGTTGGACGGTCATTTCGCCTTTAGTCATGGTACCAGTTTTGTCGCTGCAGATGACGCTGGTACAGCCTAAGGTTTCTACAGCGGGCAACCGCTTTACGACGGTGTTGACTTTCGCCATGCGGTACATGCCAATGGCTAAGGCTCCCGTCACGATGGCGGGCAGCGCTTCGGGCACTGCGGCTACGGCGAGGCTGACCGCCCACAAAACCATGTCCAACACAGGGCGTTGCTCAACCACAATGCCAACTGTAGCAACACCTACACAGACGGTGATGGCAAGGATGCCGATCCATTTACCCACTGAAGCCAAGCGACGCTCCAGCGGTGTCTGCTCGGTTGTGGTTGTTTGAACCATCTGGGCGATTTTGCCAAATTCAGTATCCATGCCTGTCGAGGTGACGACGGCTTTGGCTCTGCCAAAAGCGACGATGGTTCCAGTGTAGACCATGTTGCGGCGGTCGTTGAGTTGTGCGTTTTCGGGAAGAGGCGCCACCGATTTAT is a window encoding:
- a CDS encoding energy-coupling factor ABC transporter substrate-binding protein → MKTLHYIGLIAVLVILFVTPLFLLPSAEYGGADGAAEEAISETGYEPWFTPIWEPPSGEIESLLFALQAALGALVIGYYVGYEKGKRAKKKDA
- a CDS encoding energy-coupling factor ABC transporter permease; protein product: MHIMEGFLPHPWWEIWFIISIPIVAYGVYKLSKLAKKTPEAKPLLALMGAFIFILSALKLPSVTGSCSHPTGTGLSAVIVGPGITSVLATIVLVFQALLLAHGGLTTLGANIFSMGIMGPVVAYAVWLICKKAHVPNAVGIFLAATLGDLATYVTTSVQLALAFPTSAGFFDAFAKFGTIFAVTQIPLAIGEGILAVILFDFLAKYKGHLLAALKVIKLPNGPRLQEDSEQ
- a CDS encoding MarR family transcriptional regulator, which gives rise to MPKQTQPILLRDKGEFTKFQILLEVMRNQPHVKQKDIADALGITIQAVSKYFKKLTKEGLLKTGSERADYRLTPKAVGRMHDDMKNLENYLINIKREIKIERALPAITTAPVKAGQEVGVIMKEGVMYTTSLNDPTTEAKGTVMADAQEGEDIGLQNLQGKIKVTPGKILIVKLPSIRKGGSRAVDLTKVRAYYDEFKPDRVGVMGAVGRAVLNKLGLKADLEFGINNAAAIAASRGLNVFVLVVGRMVNRMVQEVDLINMRNAKEVSYEVKDAKITP
- a CDS encoding iron chaperone → MKANRTSQTVNEYIAAFPQNVQTMLQELRRTIKEAAPNAEETISYQMPAFKLNGRILVYFAAFKNHIGFYPTASAVEAFKEKLAKYQTSKGTVKFLLNQPTPTELVKEMVRFRVEEILRKKGKREREAP
- a CDS encoding DUF123 domain-containing protein, with product MAKGIYALIIDLTQDVTITVGALGETHFKEGTYVYVGSAQANLEQRVKRHLRKDKRLHWHIDYLLNNPHAKITNVLYLQGNKLAECKTAETVCRQGEPVRGFGCSDCHCTSHLFRVSECAFLEAFMEPLVRVFPSCAEFLPP
- a CDS encoding GNAT family N-acetyltransferase — its product is MYAEELKDTTEWEPFLQTCPNATFYHTPQWKEVLEEAFPQPLYLAVRDENGVLVAICPGFIVKSGMVKIYQSNPRSDYAGPIISPTCFGRVYEALISYLRGLSHRNGVAYAKLNLMDADFKRVFSSSALTESNVGGVVELDLKATPHAYIWSKVLRQKMRTKIRAIEKHGFHAEEAKTKSDLKEFYRLYENNMHYIGALPFPYSFMEHAWDLLYPENFRVTLVRGDRAIAGTANFKYGRGTYGAYVGMDREKCRKYPIMAYLALEEVKRAEAEGRDFVSFGSTPNDPRERHYLQKMDLGGNYRKQTTVWVPSNSTGHFLVLSRNKTIATWKNMRNFLPVGFKRSLEKRLEAF
- a CDS encoding nucleoside 2-deoxyribosyltransferase produces the protein MIKAFISGPIQGMEDHQEYREIIGEICSKLGLEVIDPWQREKVLYNKEEPCWWDEVPAAGFVQRDLDDADRCDVMIVYLPRLSAGACMELFYAKRKGKKIVVISDMPCLSPWVVVHSDAVIKGFGELEAAMKSLLPQL
- a CDS encoding acetate uptake transporter, which produces MSDKIAKLANPAPLGLLGFGLTTTLLNLHNAGLFPLDTMILAMGLAYGGLAQVIVGIMEFKRGNTFGTVAFSSYGLFWWSLVLLLVLPNVSFLPGLVAPTETAMAAYFFMWGLFTLAMFFGTLKTNRALQFVFASLVVLFFMLTIRDLTGNPVLSGTFTFGNLTGIEGIICGLSAVYLGFAEVLNEAHNKTVLPICPVK
- a CDS encoding cation transporting ATPase C-terminal domain-containing protein produces the protein AILSSFALQLFILYTPGIQQIFDVTSPGLMDWGIAVLFAGIVFAALEIGKYIASRRRRTG
- a CDS encoding cation-translocating P-type ATPase, translating into MKLWHSLKPEEAMEELKTGENGLDSTEAQTRLSTYGLNELKKAKGKSPIKLFLGQFTDVLMIILLVATGLSIVIGETVDAIIILIIVIASATLGFTQEYRSEKAVEALKKMTAPTALVIRGGKEVKIPANQLVPGDILLLYTGDKIPADSRLIEAHNLKVEEAALTGESAAVDKSVAPLPENAQLNDRRNMVYTGTIVAFGRAKAVVTSTGMDTEFGKIAQMVQTTTTEQTPLERRLASVGKWIGILAITVCVGVATVGIVVEQRPVLDMVLWAVSLAVAAVPEALPAIVTGALAIGMYRMAKVNTVVKRLPAVETLGCTSVICSDKTGTMTKGEMTVQRIYTNNTAVKVTGIGYAPEGTFEIENKQVTPDVQLKKLLKIATLCNDSALEKDEQTPKWTVKGDPTEGALIVTAAKAGLSKQELDQQEPRIAEVPFSSERKRMTTIHTAGNQKFAYMKGAPEIVLDKCTQILLDGKVVKLTEEQRADLRKVTEAMALQALRNLGFAYKELPKGAAEFDESIEQGFIFVGIMGMIDPPRNEVKDAIAICRKAGIRVVMITGDHKLTATAVAKELNLLGEGSTEGKVLTGTELEKMSDQQLFDVVENVVIYARVAPEHKMRIVQAWKQRDQVVAMTGDGVNDAPALKKADIGIAMGITGTEVSKEAASMVLADDNFASIVKAVKEGREIYDNIKKYLTYLLQCNIMEILVMFIAVVLVPTLAATFTPGSDPATVSSAAIALTAVQLLWMNLVTDGLPAIALGVDPGDPDLMERKPRKPKESIFTRDIKTFLVASPALTSTLLLLAYFMHQPWVSEYNLLEARTQLLTAMILIELAIALSSRSYKYPVFKVGIFKNKYLWYAILSSFALQLFILYTPG